The following proteins are encoded in a genomic region of Sphaeramia orbicularis chromosome 2, fSphaOr1.1, whole genome shotgun sequence:
- the cep70 gene encoding centrosomal protein of 70 kDa isoform X3 translates to MEQQEQVEWDDVNKLLQHHGFKPVCFADPVENKNLSDLVLLDKKSASEIRATLRIMLTDSERRQALIQELIKSNGQLKEDVQLHMSRSAQQGQRASELQVLLDDVRSKVQDLEDRCLGSAVQQHSQTQQLQQDRQEALVHGHPLDRSEPKRCQTLEEKLSKQREETAQLQKKLYFTVKEEERRVARQSHTFKHICKKDVQQSSAADRQVLDVIDYYENKMNQLLNELRCSDAGSNPSSTVSPSLKTLLKEYQQQQKESRFQIEELKRNVDHLKQELDTRPTLKELKFYKHKLRRLEGFHNHRLSKDDDAGNRSSKDTESPLCAHYRQLLNDVSAILTNANAPLKLHPHGHASVGLEGAEFQPVVPILEVWAQQLHLMKDLQRGLSRLSSRLMPWQVGDGRPTAADAVRVEDMMLLVDAMLENTCTHNEKVLRSPTRHTLGSMVSHFQKLFDVTSLSGVYPRMNQVYAKLGEMTNAMRNLRDLLDLDGSVSPGELVNQVARLVSSSEQPAAVQHLLGQNDIDSIIMKVKQHEEFFPAFHSLVVELLQTLGVSRLDDILPALKSLKQTAP, encoded by the exons ATGGAGCAG CAGGAGCAGGTGGAATGGGATGATGTGAACAAACTCCTGCAGCATCATGGATTTAAACCCGTGTGTTTTGCAGATCCTGTGGAGAATAAAAACCTGTCAG ATCTGGTTCTGCTGGATAAGAAGTCTGCATCTGAGATCAGAGCCACCCTCAGAATAATGCTGACCGACTCTGAGCGCAGGCAGGCGCTCATTCAGGAGCTCATCAAGTCCAACGGTCAACTCAA ggagGACGTTCAGCTGCACATGAGCAGATCAGCTCAGCAGGGTCAGAGGGCGTCGGAGCTCCAGGTTCTGTTGGACGACGTCAGGTCCAAAGTCCAGGACTTAGAGGACCGCTGCCTGGGTTCAGCCGTCCAACAGCACAGCCAGAcgcagcagctgcagcaggacCGACAGGAAGCACTGGTACACGGACACCCACTGGACCGGTCTGAACCG AAGCGGTGTCAGACGCTGGAGGAGAAACTGTCCAAGCAGAGGGAGGAAACGGCTCAGCTTCAGAAGAAACTCTACTTTACAGTAAAAGAGGAGGAGCGAAGAGTGGCCCGACAGAGTCACACCTTCAAACACATCTGCAAGAAAGACGTCCAACAGAGCAGTGCAGCCGACCGGCa gGTGTTGGACGTGATCGACTACTATGAGAATAAAATGAATCAGCTGCTGAATGAACTCAG GTGTTCAGATGCAGGTTCAAACCCATCCTCCACGGTCTCTCCATCCTTGAAGACCCTGCTCAAG GAGTaccaacagcagcagaaggagAGTCGGTTCCAGATCGAAGAACTGAAGCGGAACGTCGACCATCTGAAGCAGGAGCTGGACACACG GCCGACGCTGAAAGAGCTGAAGttctacaaacacaaactgaGACGTTTGGAAGGATTCCACAACCACAG ATTATCGAAAGATGACGACGCAGGAAACAGAAGCTCCAAAGACACAGAGTCACCGTTATGTGCTCATTATCGCCAG CTGCTGAATGACGTCAGTGCCATTCTGACCAACGCCAACGCTCCGCTGAAACTCCACCCACACGGACACGCCTCTGTGggcctggagggggcggagttcCAGCCTGTGGTCCCCATACTGGAGGTGTGGGCCCAGCAGCTGCATCTGATGAAG GACCTGCAGCGCGGTTTAAGCAGACTGTCGTCCAGACTGATGCCGTGGCAGGTGGGTGACGGACGTCCGACGGCCGCAGACGCTGTGAGGGTGGAGGACATGATGCTGCTGGTGGACGCCATGTTGGAAAACACCTGCACCCACAACGAAAAG GTGCTCCGAAGCCCCACCCGTCACACTCTGGGGTCCATGGTGTCTCATTTCCAGAAGCTGTTTGACGTGACGTCCCTCAGCGGTGTCTACCCACGTATGAACCAGGTCTACGCCAAACTGGGCGAAATGACCAACGCCATGAGGAACCTACGAGACCTCCTGGACCTAG aCGGCAGCGTTTCTCCAGGTGAGCTGGTTAATCAGGTGGCCAGGCTGGTATCGTCCTCTGAACAGCCAGCGGCGGTTCAACATCTGCTGGGACAAAACGACATCGACAG tataattatgaaggtgaagcagcatgAGGAGTTCTTCCCTGCCTTTCATTCTCTTGTGGTGGAACTTTTACAGACTCTGG gagtCAGCCGTCTGGACGACATCCTTCCAGCTCTGAAGTCTTTGAAACAAACGGCGCCGTGA
- the cep70 gene encoding centrosomal protein of 70 kDa isoform X2 yields the protein MDGRKTLTQSGSQTYVYLWTCKHFQQEQVEWDDVNKLLQHHGFKPVCFADPVENKNLSDLVLLDKKSASEIRATLRIMLTDSERRQALIQELIKSNGQLKEDVQLHMSRSAQQGQRASELQVLLDDVRSKVQDLEDRCLGSAVQQHSQTQQLQQDRQEALKRCQTLEEKLSKQREETAQLQKKLYFTVKEEERRVARQSHTFKHICKKDVQQSSAADRQVLDVIDYYENKMNQLLNELRCSDAGSNPSSTVSPSLKTLLKEYQQQQKESRFQIEELKRNVDHLKQELDTRPTLKELKFYKHKLRRLEGFHNHRLSKDDDAGNRSSKDTESPLCAHYRQLLNDVSAILTNANAPLKLHPHGHASVGLEGAEFQPVVPILEVWAQQLHLMKDLQRGLSRLSSRLMPWQVGDGRPTAADAVRVEDMMLLVDAMLENTCTHNEKVLRSPTRHTLGSMVSHFQKLFDVTSLSGVYPRMNQVYAKLGEMTNAMRNLRDLLDLDGSVSPGELVNQVARLVSSSEQPAAVQHLLGQNDIDSIIMKVKQHEEFFPAFHSLVVELLQTLGVSRLDDILPALKSLKQTAP from the exons ATGGACGGCAGAAAAACCCTAACACAGTCAGGGAGTCAGACCTATGTTTATCTGTGGACATGTAAACACTTCCAG CAGGAGCAGGTGGAATGGGATGATGTGAACAAACTCCTGCAGCATCATGGATTTAAACCCGTGTGTTTTGCAGATCCTGTGGAGAATAAAAACCTGTCAG ATCTGGTTCTGCTGGATAAGAAGTCTGCATCTGAGATCAGAGCCACCCTCAGAATAATGCTGACCGACTCTGAGCGCAGGCAGGCGCTCATTCAGGAGCTCATCAAGTCCAACGGTCAACTCAA ggagGACGTTCAGCTGCACATGAGCAGATCAGCTCAGCAGGGTCAGAGGGCGTCGGAGCTCCAGGTTCTGTTGGACGACGTCAGGTCCAAAGTCCAGGACTTAGAGGACCGCTGCCTGGGTTCAGCCGTCCAACAGCACAGCCAGAcgcagcagctgcagcaggacCGACAGGAAGCACTG AAGCGGTGTCAGACGCTGGAGGAGAAACTGTCCAAGCAGAGGGAGGAAACGGCTCAGCTTCAGAAGAAACTCTACTTTACAGTAAAAGAGGAGGAGCGAAGAGTGGCCCGACAGAGTCACACCTTCAAACACATCTGCAAGAAAGACGTCCAACAGAGCAGTGCAGCCGACCGGCa gGTGTTGGACGTGATCGACTACTATGAGAATAAAATGAATCAGCTGCTGAATGAACTCAG GTGTTCAGATGCAGGTTCAAACCCATCCTCCACGGTCTCTCCATCCTTGAAGACCCTGCTCAAG GAGTaccaacagcagcagaaggagAGTCGGTTCCAGATCGAAGAACTGAAGCGGAACGTCGACCATCTGAAGCAGGAGCTGGACACACG GCCGACGCTGAAAGAGCTGAAGttctacaaacacaaactgaGACGTTTGGAAGGATTCCACAACCACAG ATTATCGAAAGATGACGACGCAGGAAACAGAAGCTCCAAAGACACAGAGTCACCGTTATGTGCTCATTATCGCCAG CTGCTGAATGACGTCAGTGCCATTCTGACCAACGCCAACGCTCCGCTGAAACTCCACCCACACGGACACGCCTCTGTGggcctggagggggcggagttcCAGCCTGTGGTCCCCATACTGGAGGTGTGGGCCCAGCAGCTGCATCTGATGAAG GACCTGCAGCGCGGTTTAAGCAGACTGTCGTCCAGACTGATGCCGTGGCAGGTGGGTGACGGACGTCCGACGGCCGCAGACGCTGTGAGGGTGGAGGACATGATGCTGCTGGTGGACGCCATGTTGGAAAACACCTGCACCCACAACGAAAAG GTGCTCCGAAGCCCCACCCGTCACACTCTGGGGTCCATGGTGTCTCATTTCCAGAAGCTGTTTGACGTGACGTCCCTCAGCGGTGTCTACCCACGTATGAACCAGGTCTACGCCAAACTGGGCGAAATGACCAACGCCATGAGGAACCTACGAGACCTCCTGGACCTAG aCGGCAGCGTTTCTCCAGGTGAGCTGGTTAATCAGGTGGCCAGGCTGGTATCGTCCTCTGAACAGCCAGCGGCGGTTCAACATCTGCTGGGACAAAACGACATCGACAG tataattatgaaggtgaagcagcatgAGGAGTTCTTCCCTGCCTTTCATTCTCTTGTGGTGGAACTTTTACAGACTCTGG gagtCAGCCGTCTGGACGACATCCTTCCAGCTCTGAAGTCTTTGAAACAAACGGCGCCGTGA
- the cep70 gene encoding centrosomal protein of 70 kDa isoform X4: MEQQEQVEWDDVNKLLQHHGFKPVCFADPVENKNLSDLVLLDKKSASEIRATLRIMLTDSERRQALIQELIKSNGQLKEDVQLHMSRSAQQGQRASELQVLLDDVRSKVQDLEDRCLGSAVQQHSQTQQLQQDRQEALKRCQTLEEKLSKQREETAQLQKKLYFTVKEEERRVARQSHTFKHICKKDVQQSSAADRQVLDVIDYYENKMNQLLNELRCSDAGSNPSSTVSPSLKTLLKEYQQQQKESRFQIEELKRNVDHLKQELDTRPTLKELKFYKHKLRRLEGFHNHRLSKDDDAGNRSSKDTESPLCAHYRQLLNDVSAILTNANAPLKLHPHGHASVGLEGAEFQPVVPILEVWAQQLHLMKDLQRGLSRLSSRLMPWQVGDGRPTAADAVRVEDMMLLVDAMLENTCTHNEKVLRSPTRHTLGSMVSHFQKLFDVTSLSGVYPRMNQVYAKLGEMTNAMRNLRDLLDLDGSVSPGELVNQVARLVSSSEQPAAVQHLLGQNDIDSIIMKVKQHEEFFPAFHSLVVELLQTLGVSRLDDILPALKSLKQTAP, from the exons ATGGAGCAG CAGGAGCAGGTGGAATGGGATGATGTGAACAAACTCCTGCAGCATCATGGATTTAAACCCGTGTGTTTTGCAGATCCTGTGGAGAATAAAAACCTGTCAG ATCTGGTTCTGCTGGATAAGAAGTCTGCATCTGAGATCAGAGCCACCCTCAGAATAATGCTGACCGACTCTGAGCGCAGGCAGGCGCTCATTCAGGAGCTCATCAAGTCCAACGGTCAACTCAA ggagGACGTTCAGCTGCACATGAGCAGATCAGCTCAGCAGGGTCAGAGGGCGTCGGAGCTCCAGGTTCTGTTGGACGACGTCAGGTCCAAAGTCCAGGACTTAGAGGACCGCTGCCTGGGTTCAGCCGTCCAACAGCACAGCCAGAcgcagcagctgcagcaggacCGACAGGAAGCACTG AAGCGGTGTCAGACGCTGGAGGAGAAACTGTCCAAGCAGAGGGAGGAAACGGCTCAGCTTCAGAAGAAACTCTACTTTACAGTAAAAGAGGAGGAGCGAAGAGTGGCCCGACAGAGTCACACCTTCAAACACATCTGCAAGAAAGACGTCCAACAGAGCAGTGCAGCCGACCGGCa gGTGTTGGACGTGATCGACTACTATGAGAATAAAATGAATCAGCTGCTGAATGAACTCAG GTGTTCAGATGCAGGTTCAAACCCATCCTCCACGGTCTCTCCATCCTTGAAGACCCTGCTCAAG GAGTaccaacagcagcagaaggagAGTCGGTTCCAGATCGAAGAACTGAAGCGGAACGTCGACCATCTGAAGCAGGAGCTGGACACACG GCCGACGCTGAAAGAGCTGAAGttctacaaacacaaactgaGACGTTTGGAAGGATTCCACAACCACAG ATTATCGAAAGATGACGACGCAGGAAACAGAAGCTCCAAAGACACAGAGTCACCGTTATGTGCTCATTATCGCCAG CTGCTGAATGACGTCAGTGCCATTCTGACCAACGCCAACGCTCCGCTGAAACTCCACCCACACGGACACGCCTCTGTGggcctggagggggcggagttcCAGCCTGTGGTCCCCATACTGGAGGTGTGGGCCCAGCAGCTGCATCTGATGAAG GACCTGCAGCGCGGTTTAAGCAGACTGTCGTCCAGACTGATGCCGTGGCAGGTGGGTGACGGACGTCCGACGGCCGCAGACGCTGTGAGGGTGGAGGACATGATGCTGCTGGTGGACGCCATGTTGGAAAACACCTGCACCCACAACGAAAAG GTGCTCCGAAGCCCCACCCGTCACACTCTGGGGTCCATGGTGTCTCATTTCCAGAAGCTGTTTGACGTGACGTCCCTCAGCGGTGTCTACCCACGTATGAACCAGGTCTACGCCAAACTGGGCGAAATGACCAACGCCATGAGGAACCTACGAGACCTCCTGGACCTAG aCGGCAGCGTTTCTCCAGGTGAGCTGGTTAATCAGGTGGCCAGGCTGGTATCGTCCTCTGAACAGCCAGCGGCGGTTCAACATCTGCTGGGACAAAACGACATCGACAG tataattatgaaggtgaagcagcatgAGGAGTTCTTCCCTGCCTTTCATTCTCTTGTGGTGGAACTTTTACAGACTCTGG gagtCAGCCGTCTGGACGACATCCTTCCAGCTCTGAAGTCTTTGAAACAAACGGCGCCGTGA
- the cep70 gene encoding centrosomal protein of 70 kDa isoform X1: MDGRKTLTQSGSQTYVYLWTCKHFQQEQVEWDDVNKLLQHHGFKPVCFADPVENKNLSDLVLLDKKSASEIRATLRIMLTDSERRQALIQELIKSNGQLKEDVQLHMSRSAQQGQRASELQVLLDDVRSKVQDLEDRCLGSAVQQHSQTQQLQQDRQEALVHGHPLDRSEPKRCQTLEEKLSKQREETAQLQKKLYFTVKEEERRVARQSHTFKHICKKDVQQSSAADRQVLDVIDYYENKMNQLLNELRCSDAGSNPSSTVSPSLKTLLKEYQQQQKESRFQIEELKRNVDHLKQELDTRPTLKELKFYKHKLRRLEGFHNHRLSKDDDAGNRSSKDTESPLCAHYRQLLNDVSAILTNANAPLKLHPHGHASVGLEGAEFQPVVPILEVWAQQLHLMKDLQRGLSRLSSRLMPWQVGDGRPTAADAVRVEDMMLLVDAMLENTCTHNEKVLRSPTRHTLGSMVSHFQKLFDVTSLSGVYPRMNQVYAKLGEMTNAMRNLRDLLDLDGSVSPGELVNQVARLVSSSEQPAAVQHLLGQNDIDSIIMKVKQHEEFFPAFHSLVVELLQTLGVSRLDDILPALKSLKQTAP, translated from the exons ATGGACGGCAGAAAAACCCTAACACAGTCAGGGAGTCAGACCTATGTTTATCTGTGGACATGTAAACACTTCCAG CAGGAGCAGGTGGAATGGGATGATGTGAACAAACTCCTGCAGCATCATGGATTTAAACCCGTGTGTTTTGCAGATCCTGTGGAGAATAAAAACCTGTCAG ATCTGGTTCTGCTGGATAAGAAGTCTGCATCTGAGATCAGAGCCACCCTCAGAATAATGCTGACCGACTCTGAGCGCAGGCAGGCGCTCATTCAGGAGCTCATCAAGTCCAACGGTCAACTCAA ggagGACGTTCAGCTGCACATGAGCAGATCAGCTCAGCAGGGTCAGAGGGCGTCGGAGCTCCAGGTTCTGTTGGACGACGTCAGGTCCAAAGTCCAGGACTTAGAGGACCGCTGCCTGGGTTCAGCCGTCCAACAGCACAGCCAGAcgcagcagctgcagcaggacCGACAGGAAGCACTGGTACACGGACACCCACTGGACCGGTCTGAACCG AAGCGGTGTCAGACGCTGGAGGAGAAACTGTCCAAGCAGAGGGAGGAAACGGCTCAGCTTCAGAAGAAACTCTACTTTACAGTAAAAGAGGAGGAGCGAAGAGTGGCCCGACAGAGTCACACCTTCAAACACATCTGCAAGAAAGACGTCCAACAGAGCAGTGCAGCCGACCGGCa gGTGTTGGACGTGATCGACTACTATGAGAATAAAATGAATCAGCTGCTGAATGAACTCAG GTGTTCAGATGCAGGTTCAAACCCATCCTCCACGGTCTCTCCATCCTTGAAGACCCTGCTCAAG GAGTaccaacagcagcagaaggagAGTCGGTTCCAGATCGAAGAACTGAAGCGGAACGTCGACCATCTGAAGCAGGAGCTGGACACACG GCCGACGCTGAAAGAGCTGAAGttctacaaacacaaactgaGACGTTTGGAAGGATTCCACAACCACAG ATTATCGAAAGATGACGACGCAGGAAACAGAAGCTCCAAAGACACAGAGTCACCGTTATGTGCTCATTATCGCCAG CTGCTGAATGACGTCAGTGCCATTCTGACCAACGCCAACGCTCCGCTGAAACTCCACCCACACGGACACGCCTCTGTGggcctggagggggcggagttcCAGCCTGTGGTCCCCATACTGGAGGTGTGGGCCCAGCAGCTGCATCTGATGAAG GACCTGCAGCGCGGTTTAAGCAGACTGTCGTCCAGACTGATGCCGTGGCAGGTGGGTGACGGACGTCCGACGGCCGCAGACGCTGTGAGGGTGGAGGACATGATGCTGCTGGTGGACGCCATGTTGGAAAACACCTGCACCCACAACGAAAAG GTGCTCCGAAGCCCCACCCGTCACACTCTGGGGTCCATGGTGTCTCATTTCCAGAAGCTGTTTGACGTGACGTCCCTCAGCGGTGTCTACCCACGTATGAACCAGGTCTACGCCAAACTGGGCGAAATGACCAACGCCATGAGGAACCTACGAGACCTCCTGGACCTAG aCGGCAGCGTTTCTCCAGGTGAGCTGGTTAATCAGGTGGCCAGGCTGGTATCGTCCTCTGAACAGCCAGCGGCGGTTCAACATCTGCTGGGACAAAACGACATCGACAG tataattatgaaggtgaagcagcatgAGGAGTTCTTCCCTGCCTTTCATTCTCTTGTGGTGGAACTTTTACAGACTCTGG gagtCAGCCGTCTGGACGACATCCTTCCAGCTCTGAAGTCTTTGAAACAAACGGCGCCGTGA